In the Rattus rattus isolate New Zealand chromosome 18, Rrattus_CSIRO_v1, whole genome shotgun sequence genome, one interval contains:
- the Nfkbil1 gene encoding NF-kappa-B inhibitor-like protein 1 isoform X2 — MASASRRHRRERRFRRYLSAGRLVRAQALLQRHPGLDVDAGQPPPLHRACARHDAPALCLLLRLGADPAHQDRHGDTALHAAARQGPDAYTDFFLPLLSRCPSAMGIKNKDGETPGQILGWGPPWDSAEEEEDEEVSKEREWRQKLQGELEDEWQEVIGRFEDDASRETQEPESFSAWSERLGREHAQKQRRQQLEAEGSRRPPRAEGSSHSWRQQEEEQRLFRERARVKEKELCESRARRAQEAQGDRGPAPPRAGPRAEHPRGAGRGSLWRFGDVPWPCPGGGDPEAMAAALVARGPPLEEQGALKRYLRVQQVRWHPDRFLQRFRNQIETWELGRVMGAVTALSQALNRHAEALK; from the exons ATGGCCTCCGCTTCCCGCCGGCACCGCCGAGAGCGACGCTTCAGGCGGTACTTGTCTGCAGGACGGCTGGTGCGAGCCCAGGCTCTCCTCCAGCGACATCCCGGccttgatgtggatgctgggcagCCCCCGCCTCTCCACAGGGCCTGTGCCCGCCACGATGCCCctgccctgtgcctgctgctgcGTCTTGGCGCTGACCCTGCCCACCAGGACCGCCATGGGGACACGGCGCTGCATGCTGCTGCCCGCCAGGGCCCTGATG CTTACACGGACTTCTTCCTGCCACTGCTGAGTCGATGCCCATCTGCCATGGGCATAAAGAATAAGGATGGGGAGACTCCTGGGCAGATTCTAGGCTGGGGACCCCCCTGGGACTctgctgaagaggaagaggatgaggaggttTCCAAGGAGCGGGAATGGCGGCAGAAGCTACAAGGCGAGCTGGAGGATGAGTGGCAGGAGGTCATCGGAAGGTTTGAAG ATGATGCCTCCCGGGAGACGCAGGAGCCCGAGTCCTTCTCAGCCTGGTCAGAGCGCCTGGGCCGAGAGCATGCCCAGaagcagcggcggcagcagctggaggcagagggatcccGCCGACCCCCAAGGGCTGAGGGCTCCAGTCACAGCTGGCGACAGCAAGAGGAGGAGCAGCGGCTTTTCCGGGAGCGAGCCCGGGTCAAGGAGAAGGAACTGTGTGAGAGCCGAGCCAGGAGGGCCCAAGAGGCTCAAGGGGACCGAGGGCCAGCGCCTCCCAGGGCCGGGCCTAGGGCAGAGCACCCtcgaggggcagggaggggcagcCTCTGGCGCTTTGGCGATGTGCCCTGGCCCTGCCCTGGTGGAGGGGACCCAGAGGCCATGGCTGCAGCTTTGGTGGCCAGGGGTCCCCCTCTGGAGGAACAGGGAGCTCTGAAGAGGTACTTAAGAGTCCAGCAGGTCCGATGGCACCCTGACCGATTCTTGCAGCGATTCCGAAACCAGATTGAGACCTGGGAGCTGGGCCGTGTGATGGGAGCCGTGACAGCCCTTTCTCAGGCCCTGAACCGCCATGCAGAAGCCCTCAAGTGA
- the Nfkbil1 gene encoding NF-kappa-B inhibitor-like protein 1 isoform X1: MSNPSPQAPEEEASTSVCRLQSSMASASRRHRRERRFRRYLSAGRLVRAQALLQRHPGLDVDAGQPPPLHRACARHDAPALCLLLRLGADPAHQDRHGDTALHAAARQGPDAYTDFFLPLLSRCPSAMGIKNKDGETPGQILGWGPPWDSAEEEEDEEVSKEREWRQKLQGELEDEWQEVIGRFEDDASRETQEPESFSAWSERLGREHAQKQRRQQLEAEGSRRPPRAEGSSHSWRQQEEEQRLFRERARVKEKELCESRARRAQEAQGDRGPAPPRAGPRAEHPRGAGRGSLWRFGDVPWPCPGGGDPEAMAAALVARGPPLEEQGALKRYLRVQQVRWHPDRFLQRFRNQIETWELGRVMGAVTALSQALNRHAEALK; this comes from the exons CTCCAGAGTTCCATGGCCTCCGCTTCCCGCCGGCACCGCCGAGAGCGACGCTTCAGGCGGTACTTGTCTGCAGGACGGCTGGTGCGAGCCCAGGCTCTCCTCCAGCGACATCCCGGccttgatgtggatgctgggcagCCCCCGCCTCTCCACAGGGCCTGTGCCCGCCACGATGCCCctgccctgtgcctgctgctgcGTCTTGGCGCTGACCCTGCCCACCAGGACCGCCATGGGGACACGGCGCTGCATGCTGCTGCCCGCCAGGGCCCTGATG CTTACACGGACTTCTTCCTGCCACTGCTGAGTCGATGCCCATCTGCCATGGGCATAAAGAATAAGGATGGGGAGACTCCTGGGCAGATTCTAGGCTGGGGACCCCCCTGGGACTctgctgaagaggaagaggatgaggaggttTCCAAGGAGCGGGAATGGCGGCAGAAGCTACAAGGCGAGCTGGAGGATGAGTGGCAGGAGGTCATCGGAAGGTTTGAAG ATGATGCCTCCCGGGAGACGCAGGAGCCCGAGTCCTTCTCAGCCTGGTCAGAGCGCCTGGGCCGAGAGCATGCCCAGaagcagcggcggcagcagctggaggcagagggatcccGCCGACCCCCAAGGGCTGAGGGCTCCAGTCACAGCTGGCGACAGCAAGAGGAGGAGCAGCGGCTTTTCCGGGAGCGAGCCCGGGTCAAGGAGAAGGAACTGTGTGAGAGCCGAGCCAGGAGGGCCCAAGAGGCTCAAGGGGACCGAGGGCCAGCGCCTCCCAGGGCCGGGCCTAGGGCAGAGCACCCtcgaggggcagggaggggcagcCTCTGGCGCTTTGGCGATGTGCCCTGGCCCTGCCCTGGTGGAGGGGACCCAGAGGCCATGGCTGCAGCTTTGGTGGCCAGGGGTCCCCCTCTGGAGGAACAGGGAGCTCTGAAGAGGTACTTAAGAGTCCAGCAGGTCCGATGGCACCCTGACCGATTCTTGCAGCGATTCCGAAACCAGATTGAGACCTGGGAGCTGGGCCGTGTGATGGGAGCCGTGACAGCCCTTTCTCAGGCCCTGAACCGCCATGCAGAAGCCCTCAAGTGA